A window of the Henningerozyma blattae CBS 6284 chromosome 10, complete genome genome harbors these coding sequences:
- the MCO10 gene encoding Mco10p (similar to Saccharomyces cerevisiae YOR020W-A; ancestral locus Anc_5.606): MGASYQIFGKAVPTHYMAIATLATAGAIGGWAASGPKKPTDTTTSSASPKEDDLDIEKLISDFVKDQDNGSSTATK; the protein is encoded by the coding sequence ATGGGTGCATCATATCAAATATTCGGTAAAGCTGTTCCCACACATTATATGGCTATTGCTACCTTGGCAACTGCAGGTGCTATTGGTGGATGGGCTGCTAGTGGTCCCAAGAAGCCTACAGATACTACAACTAGCTCAGCTTCCCCCAAGGAAGATGATCTCGATATTGAAAAGTTGATATCTGATTTTGTAAAAGATCAAGACAATGGTTCTTCCACAGCAACTAAATAG
- the HMS1 gene encoding Hms1p (similar to Saccharomyces cerevisiae HMS1 (YOR032C); ancestral locus Anc_5.624) produces MSLNHSQPKSPDTPDVPDVPDTFGSLDLLDAFCQDNRPLFRPSYQLDSPLSPLSGNQGQLQGQPQGQPQPYPNPYPNPYATMQPYSAAQPYPNPHPSGMQLAAAEMRGCAARASPPATVGAGQLAPTRAALEQYSLSGSVRGSSPAHHGGTALAQSRRGTALSFTEALHGVGSRQSSASSNFQGGPAVSPPVFETPVTLSRALGSPTTTAISAGARDRDHDHDRDRDRDHDRDHGYSLGLGQDFLDELAGVTGLAELPARDTDLGEMDLSGEIPSSLPLDFGSNDLSSGNEEPPVKREDAPEIPQSQSQSQSQGNQAGSGQSAPDAPRIPITKAGKPRKIRKSHNIIEKKYRTNINHKMIQLKKIVPSLRIAYKKECGIPLLEQDNLDLDGLPAATKLNKAVILMKTIEYIKHLENKCALLQGAPQMATQLEAQLEARQNNPPKWI; encoded by the coding sequence ATGTCCCTCAACCATTCTCAGCCGAAGTCCCCGGACACCCCGGATGTCCCGGATGTCCCGGACACGTTCGGCTCTCTCGATTTGCTCGACGCCTTTTGTCAGGACAACCGGCCCCTGTTCCGGCCAAGTTACCAGCTGGACTCGCCTCTGTCGCCGCTATCGGGAAACCAGGGCCAGCTGCAGGGCCAGCCCCAGGGCCAGCCGCAACCCTACCCCAACCCCTACCCCAACCCCTACGCCACCATGCAACCCTACTCTGCAGCACAGCCCTACCCGAACCCCCATCCGTCCGGAATGCAACTTGCAGCCGCGGAAATGAGAGGCTGTGCGGCCCGGGCCAGCCCGCCAGCAACCGTGGGGGCTGGCCAGCTGGCCCCCACACGTGCTGCGCTGGAGCAGTACAGTCTGAGCGGCTCTGTCCGCGGCTCGTCGCCCGCACACCACGGCGGCACGGCGCTAGCACAGTCGCGACGCGGCACGGCGCTATCATTCACCGAGGCCCTGCACGGGGTCGGGTCACGCCAGTCCAGTGCCTCCAGCAACTTCCAGGGGGGTCCTGCCGTGTCGCCTCCCGTGTTCGAGACCCCAGTGACGCTTTCCCGCGCATTGGGCTCGCCCACCACCACAGCGATATCTGCCGGCGCACGTGACCGCGACCACGACCACGACCGTGACCGTGACCGTGACCACGACCGCGACCACGGCTATTCGCTGGGTCTGGGCCAGGACTTTCTCGACGAGCTGGCAGGCGTCACGGGACTCGCAGAGCTGCCGGCACGTGACACAGACTTGGGAGAGATGGATTTGTCTGGGGAGATTCCCTCCTCATTACCCCTGGATTTCGGCTCGAACGATCTGTCCAGTGGCAACGAGGAGCCTCCTGTGAAACGCGAAGACGCCCCTGAAATTCCACAGTCGCAGTCGCAGTCGCAGTCGCAAGGAAACCAGGCTGGCTCTGGCCAATCCGCCCCTGATGCTCCCAGAATCCCAATAACCAAAGCTGGCAAACCAAGGAAAATCAGAAAGTCTCACAACATCatcgaaaaaaaatatagaacaAACATCAACCACAAGATGATCCAGTTGAAGAAAATAGTGCCGTCTCTCCGTATCGCATACAAGAAAGAATGCGGGATCCCCCTCTTGGAGCAAGACAATCTGGATCTCGACGGATTGCCCGCAGCCACAAAACTCAACAAGGCGGTTATCTTGATGAAGACAATCGAGTATATCAAACACTTGGAAAATAAATGTGCACTGTTGCAAGGAGCACCGCAGATGGCTACCCAGCTGGAAGCCCAGCTGGAAGCCCGACAAAACAATCCGCCCAAATGGATATGA
- the HST3 gene encoding NAD-dependent histone deacetylase HST3 (similar to Saccharomyces cerevisiae HST3 (YOR025W); ancestral locus Anc_5.612) gives MYKNVKIESIKHIIRIPAPKSISFLKRKSSSNLRFSQAELSNLQTEKLQYIEGLNDEDEILLKLTNLINKCKSFTVLTGAGISIKSGIPDFRSIDGLYNLIKLQYPELKNSIQSGKELFDISLFRDSLKIEFFAKFIENFYNNYIRCAKPTQTHYFIKHLQDRNKLMRCYTQNIDGLEEMSGLIKKANEHEPVIQLHGDINNLQCIKCFQEFEWTRYYLRMFSEGKLPNCPNCIDYNESRKKLGKRIIKNFDGFLKPNIILYGENHSKGEKISNIINHDLMKNIRKNSLFLIMGTSLKVDGIIRLVKNFSSIIHKQNGLIILVNKTKVSESIWSKYIDYQIVTECDEFVEYLKAKIPDFFMSQNQSEKLKKLRKEKSDLRKLQREKKKQETEQNEVKVNILNTPPSTPIISQDETEVDLIRKRVCETELEGLGLKMQKFDDNSNDNDNDSTDTNTDSNTDNIIDNIIDNNNNNNNNNN, from the coding sequence ATGTATAAAAACGTAAAAATAGAATCTATAAAACATATAATACGTATTCCAGCACCtaaatcaatatcatttttaaaacgTAAAAGTAGTAGTAATTTGAGATTTAGCCAAGCAGAATTATCTAACTTACAAACTGAGAAGTTACAATACATTGAAGGGCTCAACGATGAAGATGAGATCTTATTGAAACTGACTAAtcttataaataaatgCAAGAGTTTTACAGTGTTGACAGGAGCAGGTATATCTATCAAATCCGGGATTCCAGATTTCAGATCTATTGATGGtctttataatttaattaaattacaatacccagaattaaagaattctATTCAATCAGGTAaggaattatttgatatttcattattccgtgattctttaaagattgaattttttgctaaatttattgaaaatttttataataattatattcgATGTGCCAAACCAACTCAAACacattattttattaagcATTTACAAgatagaaataaattaatgcGATGTTATACACAAAACATTGACGGGTTAGAAGAAATGTCAggattaataaaaaaagctAACGAGCATGAACCTGTAATTCAATTACATGgagatataaataatttacaatgTATCAAGTGTTTCCAAGAGTTTGAATGGACCAGATATTATTTGAGGATGTTTTCCGAGGGGAAATTACCTAATTGTCCCAATTGTATTGATTATAATGAATCACGTAAGAAATTGGGGAAacgaattattaaaaattttgatgGATTTTTAAAACCAAATATAATACTTTATGGAGAAAATCATTCTAAAggtgaaaaaatatctaatattatcaatcatgatttaatgaaaaatattcgtaaaaatagtttatttttaataatgggGACCAGTTTAAAAGTGGATGGTATAATTCGTTtagttaaaaatttcagtTCAATAATTCATAAACAAAATGgattaattatattagtGAATAAGACAAAAGTATCAGAAAGTATATGGtctaaatatattgattatCAAATAGTTACTGAATGTGATGAATTtgtagaatatttaaaagcCAAAATCCCAGATTTTTTCATGAGTCAAAATCAAtctgaaaaattgaaaaaattgagaaaagaaaaatcagATTTACGTAAGTTACAAcgtgaaaaaaagaaacaagaaACAGAACAAAATGAAGTTAaagtaaatatattaaatacaCCCCCTAGCACACCAATAATAAGTCAAGATGAGACTGAAGTTGATCTGATAAGAAAACGTGTGTGCGAAACGGAATTGGAAGGACTAGGGTTAAAAATGCAAAAGTTTGATGataatagtaatgataatgataatgatagtACCGATACCAATACTGATTCTAATactgataatattattgataatattattgataataataataataataataataataataattga
- the TBLA0J00790 gene encoding bZIP transcription factor (similar to Saccharomyces cerevisiae YAP6 (YDR259C) and CIN5 (YOR028C); ancestral locus Anc_5.619), with product MSPPHIQYPVNTNITNNANLNNMNLQNHSSTNTSTNTFLKLPLSNTPINTPFQYSKDPFLKLPRVDSNTNNLITTTQYSQLPPYSQNNPLYQQYTPQVVPQLSQYQTTTSTPPAIQLHQHTPTIIPSIDVSVRTTTPISSLISTPTSSTTPTAATTTTPAVVATPTIASTNLIGKSGKVLRNTKRAAQNRNAQKAFRLRREKYIKDLELKATKFDSLIIENNNLKKEIESLKQQLLKDDNKLSTSVKKEQSS from the coding sequence ATGTCCCCCCCACACATCCAATATCCTGTCAATACAAACATAACCAATAATGCAAATCTAAATAACATGAACTTACAAAACCATTCTTCTACAAACACTTCTACAAATACGTTTTTAAAATTGCCTCTTTCCAACACTCCTATCAATACTCCCTTTCAATACTCAAAGGATCCTTTTTTGAAACTACCAAGAGTAGATTCAAATACCAACAACCTCATCACCACAACTCAATACTCGCAATTACCCCCCTATTCACAAAATAACCCTCTATATCAACAATACACCCCACAGGTAGTACCTCAATTGTCACAGTATCAAACTACAACGAGTACTCCCCCTGCTATTCAACTTCATCAGCATACTCCAACCATCATACCTTCTATAGATGTATCTGTAAGAACTACGACTCCGATATCTTCACTCATATCCACACCCACATCAAGTACCACCCCCACAGCagctactactactacgCCTGCTGTTGTTGCTACGCCTACAATTGCATCAACAAATTTGATTGGCAAGTCTGGTAAAGTATTAAGAAATACGAAAAGAGCTGCTCAGAATAGAAACGCTCAAAAGGCATTTCGATTAAgaagagaaaaatatataaaagatttagaattaaaagCCACTAAATTCGATTCTTTAAtcatagaaaataataacttgaaaaaagaaatagaatCTTTAAAACAGCAATTACTTAAAGATGATAACAAATTATCCACTTCCGTGAAAAAGGAACAATCttcataa
- the TBLA0J00810 gene encoding uncharacterized protein (similar to Saccharomyces cerevisiae YDR262W; ancestral locus Anc_5.623) produces the protein MQVQKQKQKQLQLQTMILIKIFIFILFYWDLYECKNIVSITNHVDEHGVTHRQIVLSKLPIHTKVSHRDNIEHKRMQESFNNMAPLDTTLSISKRVDIFNSYLRNVKETFNLISEAQGRGRIMSEQGGYLVLTPLNEAIFELKLKPWEFPRDIHRMEGQDKDEIEVEEAINENIKDFINAHVVKLPSLKNLAWENANDNEAVVHLQSLSSADIRLKSDDEGLMVCGDGNTWIRVGHIEKCSNGVIMFINKSLVIP, from the coding sequence ATGCAAGtgcaaaagcaaaagcaaaagcaacTGCAACTGCAAACAATGATtctaatcaaaatattcatctttattcttttttattggGATCTCTACGAATGTAAAAACATCGTAAGCATAACGAATCATGTTGATGAGCACGGGGTGACGCATCGACAGATTGTATTGAGTAAACTACCTATACACACAAAAGTGAGTCACAGAGATAATATCGAACATAAGAGAATGCAAGAGAGTTTCAACAACATGGCACCATTAGACACGACGTTGTCGATCAGTAAACGGGTTGATATCTTTAACTCGTACTTGCGTAATGTCAAGGAAACGTTTAATTTAATCAGTGAGGCACAGGGAAGAGGCCGGATCATGAGTGAACAGGGAGGATACTTGGTGTTGACACCGTTGAACGAAGCGATTTTCGAGTTGAAATTGAAACCGTGGGAGTTTCCTCGTGACATCCATCGGATGGAGGGACAAGACAAGGATGAGATAGAAGTCGAAGAGGCTATCAATGAGAACATCAAAGATTTCATCAACGCGCATGTGGTGAAACTGCCCAGTTTGAAGAACTTAGCGTGGGAGAATGCAAACGATAACGAGGCCGTTGTTCATTTGCAGTCGCTTTCGTCCGCGGATATAAGATTGAAATCGGATGACGAAGGGTTGATGGTATGCGGGGATGGAAATACATGGATAAGAGTGGGACATATTGAGAAATGTTCCAATGGTGTTATAATGTTTATCAACAAAAGTCTAGTGATACCATGA
- the EXG2 gene encoding glucan exo-1,3-beta-glucosidase (similar to Saccharomyces cerevisiae EXG2 (YDR261C); ancestral locus Anc_5.621), producing the protein MPEYFWLISTFIFISFVQATERDKQVAIRGISIGGWLVTEPYITPSIYEKANSLLNGDNDKFTIIDEYTLCEKLSYNESYRLLKTHWDTWITEDDFQQISADGFNLVRLPIGYWGWKDNVNKTKNNYFNKYTFEDPYIGNGIQLQYLDQAIQWSKKYGLNVWIDLHGVPGSQNGFDNSGQRNLYGPLNWLKNHTSSEDITIAIWEDLMDKYLGMDHIVGIELVNEPLNGRINIDDIERVYKKGYKMYNQKRKNNNSTKLILHDAFEGVGYWNDKYNDSNIVIDHHHYEVFSDWQLNNTQWNRLFDISDYSKSIFENENFNGSNSIIGEWSAAITDCCHWLNGVNIGARYDRTYYNETANGRCDNFDLQLSKQEYRDKVREYIEMQLMTYETYTMGWIFWNWKTETDVSMEWDYKRLKDQGLFPSPLDNYTYFVKNNQANNIVESDGRGDNVTDQYAIVSDLYASISSEQFPSTTMKKSNMTRTSMGETNTHDDKNNAATTGGESSSHRSNTSKNDSIVNQHRSVLSMIAMALFSLLGG; encoded by the coding sequence atgCCCGAATATTTTTGGTTAATATcaacttttatttttatttcgtTCGTTCAAGCCACTGAAAGAGATAAACAAGTCGCTATCCGTGGTATTAGTATTGGTGGTTGGTTAGTAACTGAACCATACATTACACCTTCGATTTATGAAAAAGCAAATTCTCTCTTGAATGGTGACAATGATAAATTCACAATCATCGACGAATATACTCTTTGTGAGAAATTGAGTTATAATGAAAGTTACCGGTTATTGAAAACTCATTGGGATACTTGGATCACAGAAGACGATTTCCAACAAATTAGTGCTGATGGGTTCAACCTGGTTCGTCTACCTATTGGGTATTGGGGTTGGAAAGATAATGTCAACAAGACCAAGAACAATTATTTCAACAAATATACTTTTGAAGATCCATATATCGGCAATGGTATTCAATTGCAATATTTGGATCAAGCCATTCAATGGAGTAAGAAATATGGATTAAACGTTTGGATCGATTTACATGGTGTCCCCGGTTCACAAAATGGATTTGATAATTCAGGTCAAAGAAATTTGTATGGACCTTTGAATTGGTTAAAAAATCATACCTCTAGTGAAGATATCACCATTGCTATTTGGGAAGATTTGATGGACAAATATCTTGGGATGGATCACATTGTTGGTATTGAATTGGTCAATGAACCATTGAATGGCCGTATCAACATCgatgatattgaaagaGTATACAAAAAGGGGTATAAGATGTACAAtcagaaaagaaaaaataacaacTCCACCAAATTGATCTTACATGATGCCTTCGAAGGTGTTGGATATTGGaatgataaatataacGATAgtaatattgttattgatcatcatcattatgaAGTGTTCAGTGATTGGCAATTGAATAATACTCAATGGAATCgattatttgatattagTGATTATTCCAAGagtatttttgaaaatgaaaatttcaacGGTAGTAATAGTATTATTGGAGAATGGTCTGCTGCCATTACAGATTGTTGTCATTGGTTGAATGGTGTGAATATTGGTGCTAGATATGATCGTACTTATTATAATGAAACTGCCAATGGACGTTgtgataattttgatttacaACTATCAAAACAAGAATACCGGGATAAAGTAAGAGAATACATTGAAATGCAATTGATGACTTACGAGACGTATACTATGGGGTGGATCTTTTGGAATTGGAAAACTGAGACTGATGTGAGTATGGAATGGGATTACAAGAGATTGAAAGATCAAGGCTTATTCCCATCACCCTTGGATAATTATACATATTTCGTAAAGAATAATCAAGCAAATAATATCGTGGAATCTGATGGTAGAGGTGATAATGTCACTGATCAATATGCCATTGTGAGTGATTTATACGCTTCAATTTCAAGTGAACAATTCCCCTCCACTACgatgaaaaaaagtaaCATGACAAGAACCAGCATGGGAGAAACAAACACTCATGATGATAAGAACAATGCGGCCACCACTGGTGGTGAATCATCGAGTCATCGTAGCAATACTAGTAAAAACGACAGCATAGTAAATCAACACCGTAGTGTCTTGTCTATGATAGCCATGgcattattttctttactAGGGGGTTAA
- the HSP10 gene encoding Hsp10p (similar to Saccharomyces cerevisiae HSP10 (YOR020C); ancestral locus Anc_5.607) yields MSTLLKSAKSIVPLMDRVLVQRVKAEVKTASGLYLPGKNNEKLNQAKVLAVGPGFTDSNGNKILPQVKVGDQVLIPQFGGSVIKLKGDAEEEVVLFRDSEILAKINDSA; encoded by the coding sequence ATGTCTACTTTATTGAAATCTGCCAAGTCTATCGTTCCTTTGATGGATCGTGTCCTAGTTCAAAGAGTTAAGGCTGAAGTAAAGACTGCCTCTGGTTTGTATTTACCaggtaaaaataatgaaaaattgaatcaaGCAAAAGTTCTTGCTGTCGGCCCAGGTTTCACTGATTCTAATGGTAACAAGATTCTTCCACAAGTTAAAGTTGGTGACCAAGTCTTAATCCCACAATTTGGCGGTTCTGTGATCAAATTAAAGGGAGACGCTGAAGAAGAGGTTGTATTGTTCAGAGACTCCGAAATCTTAGCCAAGATTAACGATTCTGCTTAG
- the SFM1 gene encoding protein-arginine N-methyltransferase SFM1 (similar to Saccharomyces cerevisiae YOR021C; ancestral locus Anc_5.605), translating to MKYIIEHMEEGFSEWVILEYSQILRDIGASNLILSSLPKNTTARDIPQRLLDLGLQWTTEDLVNLQKSFPELEPLKDGRVCLLDPNATIDLLPEDANKFDYFVFGGILGDHPPRDRTKELQMAYPKLVVGRRLGDKQMTTDTAIRTTQIIIQKQTKFEDIKFIDYPEFRFSKKEATEMPFRYVLDSNGKPILPEGMLELIKHDSEQSLDDLLA from the coding sequence atgaagtaCATTATTGAGCATATGGAAGAAGGCTTTAGCGAATGGGTTATTCTAGAGTACAGCCAAATTCTACGTGATATAGGAGcttctaatttaatattatcttcCTTACCAAAGAATACTACTGCAAGGGATATTCCACAGAGGTTATTGGATTTAGGACTACAATGGACTACTGAAGATTTAGTAAACTTACAAAAATCATTTCCTGAATTAGAACCATTAAAGGATGGTAGGGTCTGCCTTTTAGATCCAAACGCTACCATTGATCTATTGCCTGAAGATGCTAATAagtttgattattttgtttttggtGGTATTTTGGGTGACCATCCTCCAAGAGATCGTACCAAAGAATTACAAATGGCTTACCCTAAATTAGTTGTCGGTAGAAGACTTGGTGATAAACAAATGACTACAGACACTGCAATTAGAACTACACAGattataattcaaaaacaaacgaaatttgaagatataaaatttattgattatccagaatttagattttctaaaaaagaAGCTACTGAAATGCCTTTTAGGTACGTACTTGATTCCAACGGTAAACCAATTCTACCTGAAGGAATGCTAGAATTGATTAAGCACGACTCTGAACAATCTCTGGATGATTTGTTAGCGTAA
- the TBLA0J00770 gene encoding uncharacterized protein (similar to Saccharomyces cerevisiae JIP4 (YDR475C) and YOR019W; ancestral locus Anc_5.609), with amino-acid sequence MTLQGFDPYDQLRDTYRNVRLYVDLDQREKDFTQLLDEEISLESTLLSKEKEQLKNEKIEKETLDNKPHYEKRFKNKLFKPSVSFNTVPTVMGYSSLNDEGVEFEGVQIPYTMEDFYDNEGGDNPGYMPENSYITSSSSSHSRVRHSSPPPKLTLASVNALASMFKVAQNGKIVRVDYPSRPTISNDSIIINSTKKNWSIKWEQRKLQMEKRIQNKEKYFQDYQWFFPAPEKIPTTLDGYTPLPKAQRKREMILKKKVGFPNWPRTVCCHISGRRHTWVALDWTVTKFLQDTDHLVIITNVPKDRHFNSISSHHDKDHKDNKEIDRHIHHTHHSYSDTNNDEHSLASKDKESLLSTRPVSLENMKFESTTSLHRTCTTVDSNLNNKTIKLPLSIGSNFNEKIQNHEQFEEWCSGYSKGLIKQKLTNIFNYVITILPKDKDIKITIEFVVESTKKALIDATNIYTPDLFVTSTLRWERTSNLVHWKSKNLTDVLVTAFPVPTIIIPTKRMFEFESNLQEQFQLKYSKDDGKCVSKNEKSKKALSTPTHPSLLHSNTAPIGNDIIIKKDRHLHPIISKDSKKLEKEINKELDDQLKSDLEEELEDEIKSKKTINTSKDNSSSTDSLDTYRPTPDQHNEMLSIKSELSQHSLKDKIHEFAKNHRINIRNKIEDLNNNKDLQSNEKNQKKIDLLLTASFQFIQDIENFNDNVDNETERDDTFDLKEFKRILTGEQDMHSGPKKSMLDVLGNNYSSDVKRKSPLSPATANSNFNTSPSLLSVTPSGTATPTPFGSKVVEPYTQLPKNLPRAPKNMKIPRAHKTTSHTTTSIENDSSDHIDGDGSTHIRKHQHYTLSNRKSKTHESHTNPQIKFADGVKHKDGKSGLGHAVNGDNLSRSESPERNGKKSGAWNELKKSISNSSKTDVHNNDKISLTTSGKLKKKTSRDSLKKSISNDSSSSDKKSSGGGWFSFWRK; translated from the coding sequence ATGACTTTACAAGGATTCGATCCCTATGACCAATTAAGAGATACATACCGTAACGTAAGACTCTATGTAGATTTAGATCAACGAGAAAAAGACTTTACACAACtattagatgaagaaatcTCATTGGAATCAACTTTGctttcaaaagaaaaagaacaattgaaaaatgaaaaaattgaaaaagaaactttagataataaacctcattatgaaaaaagattcaaaaataaattatttaaaccaTCTGTTTCCTTTAATACTGTACCCACAGTAATGGGCTATTCTTCATTGAATGATGAAGGTGTAGAATTTGAAGGGGTTCAGATCCCTTATACTATGGAAGATTTCTATGATAATGAAGGGGGTGATAATCCAGGTTATATGCCAGAAAATAGTTATATAACAAGTTCTTCCAGTAGCCATTCAAGAGTCAGGCATTCTTCACCACCTCCAAAATTAACATTGGCTTCAGTAAACGCTTTAGCTTCAATGTTTAAAGTGGCTCAGAATGGGAAAATCGTTAGAGTAGATTACCCATCAAGACCAACTATATCAAATGATTCAATCATAATAAACAGcactaaaaaaaattggtcTATTAAGTGGGAACAAAGAAAACTACAAATGGAGaaaagaattcaaaataaagaaaaatattttcaagatTATCAATGGTTTTTCCCTGCCCCTGAAAAAATCCCAACTACTTTAGATGGTTATACTCCTTTGCCAAAGGCACAGAGAAAGCGTGAAATGATTCTAAAGAAAAAGGTTGGGTTCCCCAATTGGCCCAGGACTGTGTGTTGTCATATTAGTGGTAGAAGGCATACTTGGGTGGCATTAGATTGGACTGTAACAAAATTTTTACAAGATACTGATCATTTGGTGATTATAACAAATGTTCCAAAGGATAGACattttaattctatatCATCACACCATGATAAAGATcataaagataataaagaaatagatAGGCACATTCATCATACTCATCATTCATATTCTgatacaaataatgatgaacATAGTTTAGCTTCCAAGGATAAAGAAAGTTTACTCTCCACTAGGCCTGTatctttagaaaatatgaaatttgaatcaaCTACAAGCCTACATAGAACTTGTACTACAGtagattcaaatttaaataataaaaccaTTAAATTACCTTTATCAATTGGTAgtaattttaatgaaaaaattcaaaaccATGAACAATTTGAAGAATGGTGTTCTGGTTATTCAAAAGGTTTGATTAAACAGAAATTAactaatatctttaattatGTAATTACAATTTTACCAAAAGATAAGGATATTAAGATAACTATTGAATTTGTGGTAGAATCTACGAAGAAAGCATTAATTGACGcaacaaatatttatacGCCTGATCTATTTGTAACGTCTACTTTAAGGTGGGAAAGAACTTCAAATCTAGTGCATTGgaaatctaaaaatttgACTGACGTTTTGGTAACAGCCTTTCCTGTGCcaactattattattccaaCTAAAAGAatgtttgaatttgaatctaATTTACAAgaacaatttcaattgaaatattcaaaagatgATGGGAAATGTGTAAGtaagaatgaaaaatcGAAAAAAGCTCTTTCAACTCCAACCCATCCAAGTCTTTTACATTCAAATACGGCACCAATTggtaatgatattattattaagaaaGATAGACATTTACATCCAATTATTTCAAAGGATTCTAAAAAgcttgaaaaagaaattaataaagaattggatgatcaattaaagagtgatttagaagaagaattggaggatgaaattaaatctaaaaaGACAATTAATACATCTAAAGACAATTCCTCCTCTACAGATTCTTTGGATACTTATAGGCCAACCCCTGATCAACATAATGAAATGTTAAGTATAAAATCTGAATTATCACAACATTCTTTGAAGGATAAAATACATGAATTTGCAAAAAATCatagaataaatataagaaataaaattgaagatttaaataataataaagatttacaatctaatgaaaaaaatcaaaaaaagattGATTTGTTATTAACTGCTtcatttcaatttattcaggatattgaaaactttaatgataatgttGATAATGAAACTGAGAGAGATGATacatttgatttaaaagaatttaaaagaatccTTACTGGTGAACAAGATATGCATTCAGGCCCTAAAAAATCAATGCTAGATGTTTTAGGTAATAATTATAGTTCTGACGTGAAACGAAAATCGCCATTATCTCCAGCAACGgctaattcaaattttaatacatCTCCTTCTTTATTAAGTGTCACTCCATCTGGTACTGCCACTCCAACACCATTTGGATCAAAAGTTGTGGAGCCATATACTCAATtaccaaaaaatttaccTAGAGCtccaaaaaatatgaaaattcCAAGAGCCCATAAGACTACTTCACATACTACAACAtcaatagaaaatgatagtAGTGATCACATTGATGGTGATGGATCAACTCATATCAGAAAACATCAGCATTACACGTTATCTAATCGGAAGTCCAAGACACATGAATCACATACTAATCCTCAAATAAAGTTTGCGGATGGTGTTAAACATAAAGATGGTAAGAGTGGATTAGGACATGCAGTAAATGGGGATAATCTAAGTAGGTCAGAATCCCCTGAAAGAAATGGGAAAAAAAGTGGTGCCTGgaatgaattgaaaaaatcaatatcaaataGTTCTAAAACTGATGTtcataataatgataagaTTTCCTTGACTACATCAGGTAAactgaaaaagaaaacaagtCGTGACAGTTTAAAGAAATCTATATCCAATGATAGTTCATCATCCGATAAGAAATCTAGTGGTGGAGGTTGGTTTTCATTCTGGaggaaataa